A stretch of the Aegilops tauschii subsp. strangulata cultivar AL8/78 chromosome 4, Aet v6.0, whole genome shotgun sequence genome encodes the following:
- the LOC109756010 gene encoding F-box/kelch-repeat protein At3g23880-like, translated as MEQPPLKRRHQTGDSALPEELLVEIFARLPAKSVRRFRCLSRTWPATLSSSSFTDLHLERANQREGPPKLLFTTAQYRFHAWRHGTGSVAAEQLTADVLPLPRLEPDYAVEVLTAKPCHGLVLLRRKYFRGYYLCNPCTGELSLLPDSEIPSKIMSGQQRRHINNSLVAYGLGYISKAKQHKVVRLISLHDEGTASCEVLPLDSVSVHWRPAAHQPAASCNSHHASVARPEAAVFFNGHLHFLQHHRQGQGVITTFDISDESFSSLSAPPGLENVPFGLAVLDGCLCAHYNGLSLSGGDDPFYISRLVRASGQWEQLCCIQRQAWRALLPPSKWVYPLEIYHDGGRNKKIMFATGVSTVFVVDLGRKAAAPEIVFSPAMLGCDVDDAIMESEPHHTVGLLEESLVSVGRTN; from the coding sequence ATGGAGCAGCCACCGCTGAAACGGAGGCATCAGACAGGAGATTCGGCGTTGCCGGAGGAGCTGCTGGTGGAGATATTTGCTCGTCTGCCGGCCAAGTCGGTGCGCCGCTTCCGCTGCCTGTCGCGTACGTGGCCCGCCACGCTCTCATCGTCCTCCTTCACCGACCTCCACCTCGAGCGAGCGAATCAACGAGAAGGCCCGCCCAAGCTCCTGTTCACGACTGCGCAGTACCGCTTCCACGCATGGCGGCATGGCACTGGTTCTGTGGCGGCGGAGCAGCTGACCGCCGACGTCCTACCTCTCCCGCGACTTGAGCCGGACTACGCTGTCGAGGTGCTCACCGCCAAGCCATGCCATGGCCTCGTCCTGCTCCGCCGCAAGTACTTCCGTGGCTACTACCTGTGCAACCCGTGCACCGGCGAGCTCTCGCTTCTCCCGGACAGCGAGATACCGTCCAAGATCATGTCCGGGCAGCAGCGGCGGCACATCAACAACAGCCTAGTGGCCTACGGCCTGGGTTACATCTCCAAAGCGAAGCAACATAAAGTCGTACGTCTCATCTCCCTGCACGACGAAGGAACGGCGAGTTGCGAGGTCTTGCCGCTCGACAGCGTGTCCGTGCACTGGAGGCCGGCCGCTCACCAGCCGGCCGCCTCGTGCAATAGTCATCACGCCTCCGTTGCGCGGCCAGAGGCAGCCGTGTTCTTCAATGGACATCTGCACTTTCTCCAGCACCACCGCCAGGGCCAGGGCGTCATTACCACTTTCGACATTTCCGACGAGTCCTTCAGCTCGTTGTCGGCGCCGCCGGGACTAGAGAATGTTCCATTTGGGCTGGCTGTGTTGGATGGATGCCTGTGTGCCCATTATAATGGCCTTTCTCTGAGTGGCGGCGACGACCCATTCTATATCTCGCGGCTCGTGAGAGCAAGTGGGCAGTGGGAGCAGCTCTGCTGCATCCAGCGACAAGCTTGGCGTGCACTGCTGCCGCCGTCAAAATGGGTCTATCCGCTCGAAATCTACCACGACGGCGGCCGCAACAAGAAGATCATGTTCGCCACAGGTGTGTCAACTGTTTTTGTGGTGGACCTCGGCCGCAAGGCGGCGGCCCCGGAGATTGTGTTCTCACCGGCGATGCTGGGCTGCGACGTCGACGATGCAATCATGGAAAGCGAACCCCACCATACCGTGGGCCTGTTGGAGGAGAGCCTGGTGTCGGTAGGCCGCACGAACTAG